The Amycolatopsis japonica nucleotide sequence TCAGGCCCGCCTTCTCCGCGATGGGCTCGAGCCGTTGCACGCGCTCGAGGACGTCGTCGTTGAGGAAGCGGGCGACCATGTTGGCGCCGCCCTTCTCGTCGGTCGCGCGGGAGCCCTCGGGCAGCGGCTGACCGGGCTCGTACTTGCCGGTGAGCACGCCCTGCGCGATCGGCGACCAGACGATCTGGCTGAGCCCCTCACGCTCGGAGGCCGGGACGACCTGCGCCTCGATGACCCGCCACAGCGCGTTGTACTGCGGCTGGTTCGAGATGAGGGGCACGTTGAGCTCGCGCGCGATCGCCGCGCCCTGGGTGATCTGCTCGGCGGTCCATTCGGAGACGCCGACGTAGAGCACCTTGCCCTGGCGGACGAGGTCGGCGAAGGCGAGGAACGTCTCTTCGAGCGGGACGGTCCGGTCGAACCGGTGCGCCTGGTAGAGGTCGACGTAGTCGGTGCCGAGGCGCTTCAGCGAGGCGTGCGCCGATTCCATGATGTGCTTGCGGCCGAGGCCCTGGTCGTTCGGGCCCTTGGGGCCGGTGGGCCAGTAGACCTTGGTGAAGATCTCCAGGCTCTCGCGGCGCAGGCCCTTCAGGCCGCGGCCGAGTACCGATTCGGCGGCCGTGTTCGCGTAAACATCGGCGGTGTCGAAGGT carries:
- a CDS encoding aldo/keto reductase family protein; this translates as MEFRRLGRSGLNVSEISYGNWLTHGSQVEEDQAQACIKAALDVGITTFDTADVYANTAAESVLGRGLKGLRRESLEIFTKVYWPTGPKGPNDQGLGRKHIMESAHASLKRLGTDYVDLYQAHRFDRTVPLEETFLAFADLVRQGKVLYVGVSEWTAEQITQGAAIARELNVPLISNQPQYNALWRVIEAQVVPASEREGLSQIVWSPIAQGVLTGKYEPGQPLPEGSRATDEKGGANMVARFLNDDVLERVQRLEPIAEKAGLTMAQLAVAWVLQNPNVASAIIGASRPEQVHENVKAAGVKLDADLLAAIDEALDGVTETDPTLTRSP